A part of Acropora palmata chromosome 8, jaAcrPala1.3, whole genome shotgun sequence genomic DNA contains:
- the LOC141890467 gene encoding uncharacterized protein LOC141890467, with the protein MGKHNKDKRKEYLKRQKRKLKDKRTKMQYTEESDCTEEDQSSCSSLPEENNSVHYREESDCTEEDQTSCGSVSEKNDSSVEDNGSDSGDSFMNRCLDLNDPKVIKMFAQPKPSEDPLYVSFYRYQRNKRKLLKLLRNPL; encoded by the coding sequence ATGGGGAAGCAtaacaaagataaaagaaaggaatatCTGAAAAGGcagaaaaggaaattgaaagaTAAGAGGACCAAGATGCAGTACACGGAGGAAAGTGATTGCACTGAGGAGGATCAGAGTTCATGTAGTTCTCTCCCAGAGGAGAACAACTCTGTGCATTACAGGGAGGAAAGTGATTGCACTGAGGAGGATCAGACTTCATGTGGTTCAGTCTCAGAGAAGAACGACTCTAGTGTTGAGGACAACGGTAGTGACAGTGGTGACTCCTTCATGAATCGTTGCCTGGATCTCAATGATCCTAAAGTGATTAAAATGTTTGCCCAACCAAAACCAAGTGAGGATCCCCTTTATGTTTCATTTTACCGCTACCAGAGAAACAAGAGGAAGCTGTTGAAACTGCTGAGAAATCCTCTTTAG
- the LOC141890454 gene encoding uncharacterized protein LOC141890454 isoform X2 encodes MEGQINRIRSVMSEDCVVLLEELIQSNRDLAAENEKLRQEHEKTSKHQAEALNRIEQRLKEGETPGILRRRARPGARAREARNIAVPAACRRSVRKLYRVLIKREDFNGFELDENANSDNNRGIMDRVIEQVLHEYGGQERCPWSRAIMQAALQRYFLSCHETRRLKTSLKYEEHKKKSRKNGRQKEKLTRCTVALDMIQWQDANAKGRAAEVLLLDAMSSEESSYEDDGDGQPKVVGYKVKRLPWESRSLRKTKKNLDKAYQKSLTKRAKERTLPRTVSSDLSEREPPHGLPDWAVENCN; translated from the exons ATGGAAGGGCAGATCAACCGAATTCGTTCAGTAATGTCAGAAGATTGCGTCGTACTATTAGAGGAACTCATACAAAGTAACCGTGATCTTGCCGCAGAGAACGAAAAGCTTCGGCAAGAGCATGAAAAGACTAGCAAGCATCAAGCAGAGGCCCTTAACCGGATTGAGCAGAGGTTAAAGGAGGGGGAAACTCCAGGCATTCTCCGCAGACGAGCAAGACCCGGGGCAAGAGCTCGAGAAGCAAGGAACATTGCCGTTCCCGCTGCTTGTAGA AGATCTGTCAGGAAATTGTACAGAGTCCTGATCAAAAGGGAGGATTTCAATGGATTTGAGCTCGATGAAAA tgcaaATTCAGACAACAACAGAGGAATCATGGATAGGGTGATTGAGCAGGTCCTGCATGAGTATGGAGGACAAGAAAGGTGTCCTTGGTCAAGGGCTATCATGCAAG CTGCTctgcaaagatattttttaTCTTGCCATGAAACAAGGAGACTGAAAACCTCACTCAAGTATGAAgagcacaagaaaaagtcaaGGAAGAATGGCCGCCAAAAAGAG AAATTAACGAGATGCACAGTTGCCCTTGATATGATTCAGTGGCAAGATGCCAATGCAAAAGGAAGGGCGGCAGAGGTTCTCCTTCTGGACGCAATGAGCAGTGAGGAGAGCAGCTATGAGGATGATGGTGATGGTCAACCAAAGGTTGTTGGCTACAAAGTAAAGAGGCTGCCATGGGAGTCAAGGTCCTtaaggaaaacgaaaaaaaaccTAGATAAGGCTTACCAGAAGTCCCTTACCAAAAGAGCAAAGGAAAGAACCCTTCCTAGGACAGTGTCAAGTGATCTGTCTGAACGGGAGCCCCCTCATGGCCTTCCTGATTGGGctgttgaaaattgcaattga